AAAACAATTACATCCGCGTCATTTTTTGACGATTTCTTGTTGGCAAACAGTTGACGAACGGAGTAAATTGATTAAGATACTAAAAAAACAAGAAGGGCGTTGAAGAAAGGGCCAGTCTACAGATCAGCGACGCAAAACTTTATCAACAACAAAAGTCGCTCGGCCACTCAGCCGACGCAATCTTTATATAGTATTGATGACTAGGGTTCTGAATGAATCTAGACCAATTTTGGCATAATTAAGTAGAACTCatattaatttattaattaacGGTATCAAGTTTAAACTCGAGAGATTCTTAAtgtaaaattcaaattcaaattcaaattcaaattcgagtCCAATAAGTTAGAGTTCGAGCCAAATCAAgctcaaaaatttaaaaataaaaattgttgaGAAAAAGAAGGAGCCGAACTTCACACTAGTTACGCTGTTTGTTACCACCAAAGACTAAAGTCTCGGTGGCGTGGGAGATCAAATGTTCAAAATTTGCATTCTATCACTTGTTAATGTATGTGACCTCTCTAAATCTATACGAGTGTGTAGTGCATCCGTCTGATTCGATGGTGATTCAGTTTTCGTTGATTCTCTAATGAGCTCAGCGTAGAAGTAGAATAGATGGTACCGaatgatattaaaaaaaaaaaaaaacacttttaaACTCATTTTCTATTAACTTTTTATACTTTCCAGTTGTCGGTGGGGATTGGATGGACATAATAAGCGGACACGGTACTCGCATCTGCATACTGGTGGCCTCTTTGCCCTTACAATCACCTGAAAAGAAGTCACCCACCAGAAAGAATGTCACGTTTCTAGAAGTTCGAGTCAGTAATATAACCCTACATTCATTCTCATGGAAAGATGCTTTTCTCACATGTGATATACCAGTAACAAGGCAAATTCTAGAATAGGGTATACCACACTGTGATAAACCAcatcttaaaaataataaaaacaaaaaacttaTGACACAcacaaatgtgatatatgtatATCACATAGTAATAGATGAGACcgatcaaacatttaatttgtCCTGGTTTACCCGGATTCCATGGATGTAAGTTACCAATTGCCATCTCTTAGTTGACGACGTGGACACCGCAAATTTTCTGTCTcaccagaaaattttctaaCTAGCGTGAGGAcccccccaccccaaaaaaaaaaaaaaaaaaaaaaaaaaacctcgcATACTTATCTCTCAAGAGTGTCGCCATCACTATCGTGAATCAATTATTCAGttcaattcaaattttattttcctttggCTGTTCTTCTTCAAGTTCTGGTACATTCGATACATTTTAATTTCTTGTGTCAAAGCACTGGCTTCACTAACTGTAATAACCAACATCTTTTGGGTCGCTAATGCCACGCAACTGTGGCAGATCAAATTTGACCAATCAAAAGTTAGTTTGTCTTTGGCTATGGCCGAAGAGCTGCTAAAAGAGGTTCGGAATTATAAACCCATTTCCATCTTTAGGAACCTCCTTTTACCACTTCCCCTCTTTATTTGACCCAGATAACGGCGTACATCAAGCCACCAATCCTCCCATTCCAAACATACACACCTGAATGATTGAGACAAAAGAAGTTCAGAATTTAAACCAAAATCACCATCCAATGCATCAAATTGTTCCTCTTGGTATAGCAATTATAAGATCAGAACAAATTTCACATAGAATGTCGAGATTCGACAGTCCTTTCTTCTTCACAtcttggaggaggaggaggaagttGGGAGAGAAATGGGGAGACTCTTTACTTCAGATTGGAAGGGAGATGGGAGCGGGGAGAGGGCTGGAGTACCAAAGCCATGGAGGTAAATAATAATAGTAGGTCATTGCCTGTGTAAAGGTATTTTAGGTTTATAGAGTGAAATTGTTCTGACCACAGGATTATTGCTCTGAGTCGCTACTGCCATCCATTGAGTCAATATCATAATACATATATAGTATATTCTATATCAATGATTGcaattctaaaaattacaagaataTACATAGAAAAATCAGCGTTTTATCTTCCTTTCGGGCTCCTCTTTCTATTTCTTATCTACAGTACACTTGAACAATGACGAATCTCAGTGCTCCGGTTAACCATCCGCTATTCTACTAAAAGgcaaaaatttgttttgcaGGCTGCTGTTGATGTTCCTAGTGACTTCAACCTTCAGTGAAGCAGGCCTCGATAAAATGCTCCTTGGGTATAAGCTACTCTTTTAATCTGTGTTTCCGCTGATGCTGTATtccattttctctctctttttttttttttggaattaatTCTTAAGACTTAGCTCAAACCATCTCCAACAACTTGATATTTCCCGTGGAGTTAGCAGCAACTAAGGTGGAGGATGACTGACCACGCCAACACACAGAGGAGATAAACTGTGCACTGTCGTCCACTTCATCACCCGAAAGCGGATCCGTGATGTTAAATTTATATGACAACGCAGGCATGGGAAGAGCTTTGTGGTATACAAAAACCTGCAACCAGAAAACCAAAGACAAAACTACATTTACCAATCACTGAACAGGTGATCATTCACTGCTGTACCATATAACATACGAGTAAATTGGCTTAAAAGATTTTGTGAGGGACAGGAGGAATATGACAGAACAAACATGGGATGTAACAAACGACGGTAACTCCACCGCAGTAATTCGACCTTTCGTAATCATCACATAGAGCTGTGAAGGGGGAAGTGCCGGCAACAGATGTGAACTCAAACTGACTTTTCAGGAACAAAGTAAATGTGAACCGACCCTTCCAAGACCAGAAAAGGTAATTATGACTAGACATTCTTGAGGCATTTAGTAGCATACAAAGCAGAGAAACTTTCAGTGCAATGCAGAGTTTAAGGAAGAAAAACCAAGGACAATCATACATAACTACAGCAGAAATCAAAATTAGATCGTGTAAATTGCTGTGCAAAGCATGGGATACCTCATTTGTCTCTGATCCCGTTGCAATGTAACCATCAGATACAGATAGGCCAACAAAGTTCTGCAACAAAGATGTATCCACATTAAGGATGAAAACCATAGATGTTTCTATAAGCAGAATTTGGGTTTTACCTCAACTTAATGATCAAGATGCATATGCAACAAAATGAATCAATGAATATGAAAAACTAGAGGGAGAACAGaaggagagggggggggggtgtgtgttaGGAGGCTAGGAGCAATGCATATGCACattcttcctctcttttctaACAACCTTATTTTCTTTgcttattttttaataatttcattCCAAATAACATCAATTGCTGATAAAGACCACTCCCAAAACCTCATCCAgactttattttctcaatataGTTGGAAAAGAAGATACTGAATACAAAAGCTATATGTATTTTGCCTCTCACAATGAACTAATCATCTCAACAGGCCTTGGAAGGTATAATGAAAAAGAACTTGTATGCATTATAGTAATTCCACTGCTTAGATGAGATGAAAATTGAAAGAACTGAAAAGAATGTCCCGTTTGTAACCCTAATGCCCAGTTTGGGAGATGAGATTTGAGCGGAAAAGAAACGAAGGGAAGAGAAAGGTAGCTATTTCCCACGTTTGAGAGTTTTAGCGAAACAGAAAGGAAAAGAACCCAGCTGATTTGGAAGGAAGAAGATCTGCTacagttaaaaaaaattttccatccCAAATCGGCCAGAAAGCAAAGGAAAGCTACGGAAAGgctacaaaaaaatttttaaattgccCATTCTATCCTTGAGAAGCTATTGAATGGAATATTTATTGACCAATGCGTCCAAAATCATCTCCTTTCTTTTGTAAACTCCCAAACAACATTAAAATctcctctcttcttttcttatcgtttcttttctctcataacttaacctttctcttcttttcttttctatcctgaACTCCCAAACTAGCTTTAAATAAAGATCAATTATCAATGATAGCAAAACTAAATTTGTTAACACATTTGCCTGACCTTATCATACTTTATACCATACAATTTTAGTTATATATCAATTTCAATGAGAATaccaaatgaattgaaatgatatAGCAGACACTAAGTCATGATATTTCTGTAGGGCCACTTTACTAAACAAAATGGAAAAACTCAATACAAAGACAGCATAGTGGTATTCAATCATCAGAATTAACCTCTTTAACTGTCCCCAACTTACTCAACGTCCTGACTAAAAGACCAAGCTACAATTTCTAAAATGATACACAATATCAAGCAATAAAACAAAAAGCTCTACCTTCACATTCAAGTGCCCAGTGAATGACTGAAGGGGACAATCAAGAACCCGAGCTGTGCACATTGACAAGTCCCAGAGCTTCAATGTGTTATCTGTAGATGCAGACACAAGTGTTGTCGAATCTATGAACTTAACATAGCTCACAGTCTTGTTGTGTCCAATCAACGTGCAGAGAGGCATCTTAGAATTGCGTAGATCATAATAGTATATCTTATGGTCTGCTGATCCAAATGCAAGGCGACGACTGGATTCAAATGGAAACTGAACACAACAGACATTTGCCTTTGTCTTAATGGTACCGATGCTTACTCCCTGCAGTAGCAACCCATGTAAGAAAAACAACTTATTACACATCAAGAACCCAACCTATACAGCAATAACAATTAGATGACTGTAGTACGTTTAGTTTCAAAGCTGACATCCACCAAGTGCAAAAATAGAATTGCCTGATTGATATTCCAGAGCTTAACAGAACCATCATCACTCCCGCTAGCCAGCAATGTTGGATCAGCTACTGAGTAGTCAACGGACCAGACACGGCTCTCATGCTCGCTCATTTCCATAAAGATTTGACTTCTTGTAACGTCCCATACCTGAAAATATCTCAAGGAGACGAgccaatttttaattttttcttattcttaaaaaaaaaaaaagagtggacAGGAGTTCAAGTCTCTTGATTTACCTGAACCACACCTTCAAAGTTACTGGAAGCAATCTGGCTCTTAATATACCCATTCCAACATATACTGCTTAGCTTTGATCTGCTAGCCATTTCAACAACAGGATAATGGATATCACGGTCTTTGTTTAGAATCGAATTATATTCAAAGACTTTGATCTTCTTATTCACACCAGCAGTTGCAAAAAACTCTCCATCACGATCAAAACTCAGGGAGCATACAAGGTTGGAAGAATTTAAAAGATCTCCCTGCTTCAAGTCTGCCTTCACCTTTAACTTGCTAAATGACAAATACTTGCACAGACCCTCAAGAAATGAATTTATCCATCCACTTTGTCTATCCTCATTATATTGTTCTTTTGATGACAACTTACTGAGAGAACTTCTTTCAGTCACTACAACTGATCCTCTTGCATCGCTACTAATTGGAGAACTTCTGGCATATACTTTTCCAGATGGTTTGAGAGCCCGCCGCCTAGTTAAAAAGTAAGCTGACTCCAATTTTCTAAAGTTTTTCATGAGTCGGGAACTTTTAGAAAGAATAGTTGCTTGGTTTTCTGGAACAGGATCATCAAGTTCCTCCGCATTATGGGTATAAAGCCCAGGCCTGCATCGTTTTCTCGACCCTGAGCTACCAGAATCACCCTCATCTACTGTATTGGATGAAGGGGGCCCTGAAGCTGAATCCTTCGCCAGGTCTATGCTTATGCCTCCTTTTATCCTAAGGGCAGTTTGCAATTTTGTGACTTCTTCTATATCAGAAGTCAAAAAGGACACCATTTCATGCAAGTGATCTGCTGCATCCTGTTTCCTTTGCTTTAATAGtaacaaaaattccagcaaCAGCTCTTGTTCATCTATTTTTTCTCGAAGTTCTATTGCTGCCTCACGCTCCTCAATGTTGTCTCTTGGTTCATTTAGAAATTCGCTTTGCAACAACGCCCTGCATCATGTGATTGAGTATGGAAACGAGACAAATAACCAATTATTGAAAGCATAAAATGTTGGGGAGAACCCATCCAAAGGCACAAAGACAACCAAGGGATGTACTTTGCAATAAAAGCCAGGAGAGGTAGCATCTCAAGTCTTGAGGGTAGCCTTAAAATCTTAGTTACTAGCGTAGAAATAGCCTGAGACTAAGTGGTAACAGTAGTGCTCATGCACTTCTGAATTACAAGCTTAAGCATCAGTCAGACCATAAATTTATGCTAGTGGCCTGTCCCTCTCCTTTCTCTAAATCTTTTGGCAATGTCTGAGGACTAATACACATCCAAAGCAGCAAAATGCAACAGAAGGAAAGAACAAACTACTGCAAGACATCACAAAAATTTTAGTGAGAGATTAAAGGTACGTTTCAAGTCCAGAAGCCATAATTGGCTTCACACTCTTCCAGGAAACCCAATATGACATGTACTAGGGTTTCTGAAAAAGCAGATTTTTGTATGACGAGTCCATTAGCACTATAGAACACAACATACTAAGAGTATCCATATATATCCTTTTTAGAAGTTGGCTATTATGGCGGATTACTTCAACCAGCAGAGAACAAAAACATCTTTGGAACAGGTGAAGTTGAAATGGTAAAAGTGCAGTAAATCCCACCCCATTTTTGGCCGACTACTTGGCTCAGGATGCAGCAACCATAGGCAAAATGATGCTTCTTTAGGCCACTTCAAAAGCAACTGAGGAGGGAGAACACGATGTCTCAGACTAGACATAGTTGCGCCTTTCTCTTCCACCGAGCTAAATGTGCAGAACAACTGTTCATCAGCAAAATATTTATCAGAGAGGAAAGAGGTAAAACACAAGCTTATTTATTATTCGATACAACACTGAACTGAGGAGACCATGATTTACAGTAAGTTGTCATTTCAGGATCTCGGTAACTGATACTAACCTCAAAGAGAAGAACCCCCAGTCGATAAATGTCTGAAGCACTGGAACTGGGGCCACCAGAAACTTCTTCTGGACTACTGTACCAATTGGTTTCCATCAACAATATATGTTTCATTGGGAAGGAATGCTTCCTTTCTTCCGTCTGGTCATCATTTGGTGCAACCTCAGCCTGTCCGGCGCTTGACCTAATGCAACTTGTTTCAGATACTATTCGAGATGCATTTAGGGGATTCATCTCAAGTTGCAAGCTTTCAGTAGCTAGCTGACTTCCTCGTTGGGGCAAGTCTGAAGGCAAAGGCGAAGACGCACCTTTAAACTCAGCCGTCTGGCTGTTTGTTCCTTCCTCAAACGAATCTGAACCCGAATCCGAGCAAGAAGCAGATTCAATGAAAGACACACGGTTAAGTGAGGACATGACAAAGCATGAGGGCCGCACATTATGGAGGATTATTCCCTGAGAATGAGCCAGGTTAACTATATCTACAATTTGAGTAAATATGTGTAAGCATTCAAGAGCATCAACAGTTCTTTCTGGGTTGTCCAACCACTGTCTCAGACTGATATCATTACATTCTATGGCACGAACAACTGGGTCCAGAGCTACTCCCTCCTCGAAGCCCCCAGTATAGGTTTTAAACTGGTTAGTTATATGAGGTAGCACAATTCTCTCCCTCACTTTTCTTCCTGGTCTAAACCCAAACTCAGACGACGTATCTCCTGAGGACCTGATAGTGTTGGCACGAACAAGTCGAAGATTCCCCTCCAAAACCGAAGAAGAATTTAAACCCCTAGAGCTATCTGACCTCTGCCAGCCAGATTCAGATGAACCTTCCATTAGTCTCCACCTCTACTAGGGTGAAGCCCAAGAAACACAAACCCAAgccaaagaaaaggaagaaatcttAGACCTTCAACACATTCTTTGACTTCCACCACAGCCATTTTCGAATCAAAAACACATCTTAACCACAGAAACCACCAAAACCTTTTATTTGCCCTAAACCTCAGTGATCACTTTACCACACCAAAACCTTCCTGCGAACGTTAAGAGATGTAGAAATGAGCATAAAGCACCAAACTTTGAACTTTCCACATTAAAGAAAGTGAAACTCCATCAACAAACAAAACCCGTAGAAGAAAATCCCATAAACGCTATTCAGAAGAAAAAAAGGCTAGAAAGAAAATTTCATACGGCCCAGAAGTAGTGACCATGCAGTATGATTATGCATTCAAAATCTTGTTTATCAACACAACAACTTAAGTACATACATACACAGACGTAtacatagagagagagagagagagagagagagatggagaTAAAGCAAGCTACCAGTttatcaccaaaaggaaagtCTGAAAGGTAGAAGCTGCGCGGAGCTTGTTGAGTTTGAGATGAAGCAATAGCAAACGAAAGAACTCGAACCACACACTAGAAACttttaacaaaaacaaaacaggtGTGCTTTTTCCAAAGGAAGCACCACAGCCTCACAAAATACAGAGGTATTTTCCTCTCCAACACTACTGCAAGagcaaacaaacaaaaacaaaaaggaaagaataaagaaaaaagaaggtgggaaaaaaaaggaaacccaCATATGAAATATTTAACACCACCCTCCCggca
The DNA window shown above is from Coffea arabica cultivar ET-39 chromosome 5e, Coffea Arabica ET-39 HiFi, whole genome shotgun sequence and carries:
- the LOC113743188 gene encoding protein SPA1-RELATED 3-like isoform X3; this translates as MEGSSESGWQRSDSSRGLNSSSVLEGNLRLVRANTIRSSGDTSSEFGFRPGRKVRERIVLPHITNQFKTYTGGFEEGVALDPVVRAIECNDISLRQWLDNPERTVDALECLHIFTQIVDIVNLAHSQGIILHNVRPSCFVMSSLNRVSFIESASCSDSGSDSFEEGTNSQTAEFKGASSPLPSDLPQRGSQLATESLQLEMNPLNASRIVSETSCIRSSAGQAEVAPNDDQTEERKHSFPMKHILLMETNWYSSPEEVSGGPSSSASDIYRLGVLLFELFCTFSSVEEKGATMSSLRHRVLPPQLLLKWPKEASFCLWLLHPEPSSRPKMGALLQSEFLNEPRDNIEEREAAIELREKIDEQELLLEFLLLLKQRKQDAADHLHEMVSFLTSDIEEVTKLQTALRIKGGISIDLAKDSASGPPSSNTVDEGDSGSSGSRKRCRPGLYTHNAEELDDPVPENQATILSKSSRLMKNFRKLESAYFLTRRRALKPSGKVYARSSPISSDARGSVVVTERSSLSKLSSKEQYNEDRQSGWINSFLEGLCKYLSFSKLKVKADLKQGDLLNSSNLVCSLSFDRDGEFFATAGVNKKIKVFEYNSILNKDRDIHYPVVEMASRSKLSSICWNGYIKSQIASSNFEGVVQVWDVTRSQIFMEMSEHESRVWSVDYSVADPTLLASGSDDGSVKLWNINQGVSIGTIKTKANVCCVQFPFESSRRLAFGSADHKIYYYDLRNSKMPLCTLIGHNKTVSYVKFIDSTTLVSASTDNTLKLWDLSMCTARVLDCPLQSFTGHLNVKNFVGLSVSDGYIATGSETNEGRFTFTLFLKSQFEFTSVAGTSPFTALCDDYERSNYCGGVTVVCYIPCFCIPQSSSHACVVI
- the LOC113743188 gene encoding protein SPA1-RELATED 3-like isoform X1, translating into MEGSSESGWQRSDSSRGLNSSSVLEGNLRLVRANTIRSSGDTSSEFGFRPGRKVRERIVLPHITNQFKTYTGGFEEGVALDPVVRAIECNDISLRQWLDNPERTVDALECLHIFTQIVDIVNLAHSQGIILHNVRPSCFVMSSLNRVSFIESASCSDSGSDSFEEGTNSQTAEFKGASSPLPSDLPQRGSQLATESLQLEMNPLNASRIVSETSCIRSSAGQAEVAPNDDQTEERKHSFPMKHILLMETNWYSSPEEVSGGPSSSASDIYRLGVLLFELFCTFSSVEEKGATMSSLRHRVLPPQLLLKWPKEASFCLWLLHPEPSSRPKMGALLQSEFLNEPRDNIEEREAAIELREKIDEQELLLEFLLLLKQRKQDAADHLHEMVSFLTSDIEEVTKLQTALRIKGGISIDLAKDSASGPPSSNTVDEGDSGSSGSRKRCRPGLYTHNAEELDDPVPENQATILSKSSRLMKNFRKLESAYFLTRRRALKPSGKVYARSSPISSDARGSVVVTERSSLSKLSSKEQYNEDRQSGWINSFLEGLCKYLSFSKLKVKADLKQGDLLNSSNLVCSLSFDRDGEFFATAGVNKKIKVFEYNSILNKDRDIHYPVVEMASRSKLSSICWNGYIKSQIASSNFEGVVQVWDVTRSQIFMEMSEHESRVWSVDYSVADPTLLASGSDDGSVKLWNINQGVSIGTIKTKANVCCVQFPFESSRRLAFGSADHKIYYYDLRNSKMPLCTLIGHNKTVSYVKFIDSTTLVSASTDNTLKLWDLSMCTARVLDCPLQSFTGHLNVKNFVGLSVSDGYIATGSETNEGRFTFTLFLKSQFEFTSVAGTSPFTALCDDYERFLYTTKLFPCLRCHINLTSRIRFRVMKWTTVHSLSPLCVGVVSHPPP
- the LOC113743188 gene encoding protein SPA1-RELATED 4-like isoform X2, giving the protein MEGSSESGWQRSDSSRGLNSSSVLEGNLRLVRANTIRSSGDTSSEFGFRPGRKVRERIVLPHITNQFKTYTGGFEEGVALDPVVRAIECNDISLRQWLDNPERTVDALECLHIFTQIVDIVNLAHSQGIILHNVRPSCFVMSSLNRVSFIESASCSDSGSDSFEEGTNSQTAEFKGASSPLPSDLPQRGSQLATESLQLEMNPLNASRIVSETSCIRSSAGQAEVAPNDDQTEERKHSFPMKHILLMETNWYSSPEEVSGGPSSSASDIYRLGVLLFELFCTFSSVEEKGATMSSLRHRVLPPQLLLKWPKEASFCLWLLHPEPSSRPKMGALLQSEFLNEPRDNIEEREAAIELREKIDEQELLLEFLLLLKQRKQDAADHLHEMVSFLTSDIEEVTKLQTALRIKGGISIDLAKDSASGPPSSNTVDEGDSGSSGSRKRCRPGLYTHNAEELDDPVPENQATILSKSSRLMKNFRKLESAYFLTRRRALKPSGKVYARSSPISSDARGSVVVTERSSLSKLSSKEQYNEDRQSGWINSFLEGLCKYLSFSKLKVKADLKQGDLLNSSNLVCSLSFDRDGEFFATAGVNKKIKVFEYNSILNKDRDIHYPVVEMASRSKLSSICWNGYIKSQIASSNFEGVVQVWDVTRSQIFMEMSEHESRVWSVDYSVADPTLLASGSDDGSVKLWNINQGVSIGTIKTKANVCCVQFPFESSRRLAFGSADHKIYYYDLRNSKMPLCTLIGHNKTVSYVKFIDSTTLVSASTDNTLKLWDLSMCTARVLDCPLQSFTGHLNVKNFVGLSVSDGYIATGSETNEVFVYHKALPMPALSYKFNITDPLSGDEVDDSAQFISSVCWRGQSSSTLVAANSTGNIKLLEMV